The Acidobacteriota bacterium genome has a segment encoding these proteins:
- a CDS encoding anhydro-N-acetylmuramic acid kinase, translated as MHWNLPEPKHIVGLISGTSYDGVDAALVEVRGAGVETEWRLLAFEGLPFSGKLRERLSRVVSRETVCLEEVAKMHVLLGEVFSDAAKAAARKAGVPMESISLIASHGQTVCHRPTPEQAMGYDIAATLQLGSAAVMAERTGATVVCDFRARDMAAGGTGAPLVPFADFLMFRSESVGRICLNLGGIANVTVLPAGASPGAVLGFDTGPGNSLLDVLAERVSGGREMYDHEGRRAASGRVHKKLLAELMKNPYLAQPPPKSTGREEFGESLVSWMFTREPDAPFEDMLATAAHFTVESIARALEDFVFPKERFRELVVSGGGLRNTHLMALLRERLDLTVRTSEELGVPADAKEAVAFALLGNETMAGRAGNVPSATGARRAVVLGSIVPGRGFFETKEEQ; from the coding sequence ATGCACTGGAACCTTCCTGAGCCGAAGCACATTGTGGGTCTCATCTCCGGCACGTCGTACGACGGCGTGGACGCGGCGCTCGTGGAGGTGCGGGGGGCGGGAGTGGAAACCGAGTGGCGCCTTCTGGCCTTCGAGGGCCTTCCCTTCAGCGGCAAGCTGCGCGAGCGGCTGAGCCGCGTCGTCTCGCGCGAGACGGTGTGCCTCGAGGAAGTGGCCAAAATGCATGTCCTCCTCGGGGAGGTGTTTTCCGACGCCGCCAAGGCGGCGGCCCGGAAAGCGGGCGTCCCGATGGAATCCATCTCGCTCATCGCCTCCCACGGACAGACCGTCTGCCACCGCCCGACGCCGGAGCAGGCCATGGGCTACGACATCGCGGCGACGCTTCAGCTCGGCTCGGCGGCGGTGATGGCGGAGCGCACGGGCGCGACGGTCGTGTGCGACTTTCGCGCACGCGACATGGCCGCGGGCGGCACGGGCGCGCCCCTGGTGCCCTTCGCGGATTTTCTGATGTTCCGAAGCGAATCCGTCGGGCGCATCTGCCTCAACCTGGGCGGCATCGCGAACGTCACGGTGCTTCCCGCGGGCGCCTCCCCCGGGGCGGTCCTCGGCTTCGATACCGGCCCCGGCAACTCCCTGCTCGACGTTCTGGCCGAGCGCGTGAGCGGCGGCCGGGAGATGTACGACCACGAGGGGCGCCGCGCCGCCTCCGGGCGGGTCCACAAGAAACTACTCGCGGAGCTTATGAAGAACCCTTATCTTGCGCAGCCCCCCCCGAAGAGCACGGGGCGCGAGGAATTCGGCGAGTCGCTCGTCTCCTGGATGTTCACGCGGGAGCCCGACGCGCCGTTCGAGGACATGCTCGCGACGGCGGCGCATTTTACAGTCGAGAGCATCGCCCGCGCCCTCGAGGATTTCGTGTTTCCCAAGGAGCGCTTCCGCGAGCTTGTCGTCTCGGGCGGCGGCCTCCGAAACACGCACCTCATGGCCCTGCTGCGCGAGCGGCTCGACTTGACAGTACGGACGAGCGAGGAGTTGGGCGTACCCGCCGACGCCAAGGAGGCGGTCGCGTTCGCCCTTCTCGGAAACGAAACCATGGCCGGCCGCGCCGGAAACGTCCCCTCGGCCACCGGCGCCCGCCGGGCGGTCGTCCTGGGAAGCATCGTGCCGGGGCGCGGCTTTTTCGAAACCAAGGAGGAGCAGTGA
- the uvrA gene encoding excinuclease ABC subunit UvrA, with protein MSTPKPRRAPAPVAPSSESLVVEGAAEHNLKRIRVAVPKNRLVVVTGVSGSGKSSLAFDTLYAEGHRRYVVSLSTYARQFMEQLKKPAYDTLRGLSPAIAIEQRTTVVNPRSTVGTVTEIYDHLRVLYARAGTPHCPSCGRAVSSQSVDEMVQQIATLPAGARFHVMAPIVQGRKGIYGKELAQMYEMGFVRARIDGAMTELGGGIRLKRSRIHDIEVVVDSLVAKGGIEGRLRDSLRLALNLARQSPQASEAVVVHLLDSGEDKIFSREMACPRCGVNLPEMSPRLFSFNSPRGQCPKCEGLGVRYEADPDRMVRDGRLSIRKGGLAWYGQRPAPRTLRKLNAVLRPFGADVDTPIEKLPKRAWKALLEGTNGHEGALREAESWFFDEDWSEETRMRWIGPYMRSAPCEACGGARLRPEARAVRVGGLGIVELAEMDVGEGLRRLRNFSLEGNRALIAAPVLKEICERMEFLRAVGLSYLSLSRPTMTLSGGEAQRVRLATQVGCRLRGVMYVLDEPTIGLHPRDNERLLATLREMCGLGNTVVVVEHDEDTIRSADHVIDLGPGAGAEGGAVTAEGTPGEVAEGDSLTGRYLSGRRKIPVPAERKRPSRNAWLTVHRASANNLKNITARFPVGCFTVVTGVSGSGKSTLVLDVLHRAAAAALHRAREKPGAHRRITGLQKFRRALAVDQAPLGRTPRSNPATYSGVLSPIRELFAAVPAARMRGYTKGRFSFNVKGGRCESCQGMGARRVAMAFMPDQLVPCETCRGEGFNKETLDVRFKGASIADVLRMTVREALRFFEKIPRVRALLATLDEVGLGYLRLGQPAVTLSGGEAQRLRLAREMKSLPTRLAPKAKTLYLFDEPTVGLHFEDVRNLLEIIFRLRDHGHTVVMIEHHPDVVKCADHVVDLGPEGGADGGRVVASGTPEEVARTKASHTGKILKRVLPPTSLRRSAPARTKPLRGVPSRRRERKRKGR; from the coding sequence GTGAGCACGCCAAAGCCGCGGAGGGCTCCCGCGCCGGTCGCCCCGTCTTCCGAGAGCCTCGTCGTCGAGGGCGCCGCCGAGCACAACCTGAAAAGAATCCGCGTCGCCGTCCCCAAGAACCGCCTCGTGGTCGTCACGGGCGTCTCGGGCTCTGGAAAATCCTCGCTCGCCTTCGATACGCTCTACGCCGAGGGGCACCGCCGCTACGTCGTCTCGCTCTCGACCTACGCCCGCCAGTTCATGGAGCAGCTCAAAAAACCCGCCTACGACACGCTGCGCGGCCTCTCGCCCGCCATCGCCATCGAGCAGCGCACCACCGTCGTCAATCCGCGCTCCACCGTGGGGACGGTCACGGAGATCTACGACCACCTGCGCGTCCTCTACGCCCGCGCGGGCACGCCCCACTGCCCTTCGTGCGGGCGCGCCGTCTCGTCGCAGAGCGTGGACGAAATGGTCCAGCAGATCGCGACGCTCCCCGCGGGGGCGCGCTTCCACGTCATGGCGCCCATCGTGCAGGGACGCAAGGGCATCTACGGCAAGGAGCTCGCGCAGATGTACGAGATGGGCTTCGTCCGCGCGCGCATCGACGGCGCGATGACCGAGCTGGGAGGCGGCATCCGGCTGAAGCGCTCGCGCATCCACGACATCGAGGTCGTCGTCGACAGCCTCGTCGCGAAGGGCGGCATCGAGGGCCGCCTCCGCGACTCGCTCCGCCTCGCCCTCAATCTCGCCCGCCAGAGCCCCCAGGCCTCCGAGGCCGTCGTCGTGCACCTTCTCGACTCTGGCGAGGACAAAATCTTCTCGCGCGAGATGGCGTGCCCCCGCTGCGGCGTCAACCTGCCCGAGATGAGCCCGCGCCTCTTCTCGTTCAACTCCCCGCGCGGCCAGTGCCCAAAGTGCGAGGGCCTCGGCGTGCGCTACGAGGCCGACCCCGACCGCATGGTGCGCGACGGGAGGCTTTCGATCCGCAAGGGCGGCCTCGCGTGGTACGGTCAGAGGCCCGCGCCGCGCACGCTGCGCAAGCTGAACGCCGTGCTGCGGCCCTTCGGCGCCGACGTGGACACGCCCATAGAGAAGCTCCCGAAGCGCGCCTGGAAAGCGCTTCTCGAGGGCACGAACGGCCACGAGGGGGCTCTTCGGGAAGCCGAGTCGTGGTTCTTCGACGAGGACTGGAGCGAGGAGACGCGGATGCGCTGGATCGGCCCCTACATGCGTAGCGCTCCCTGCGAGGCCTGCGGCGGCGCCCGCCTTCGCCCCGAAGCGCGCGCCGTGCGCGTGGGCGGCCTCGGCATCGTCGAGCTTGCGGAGATGGACGTAGGAGAAGGCCTGCGCCGGCTGCGAAATTTCTCGCTCGAAGGAAACCGCGCCCTTATCGCGGCGCCCGTGCTCAAGGAAATCTGCGAGCGGATGGAATTCCTCCGCGCCGTGGGGCTTTCGTACCTTTCGCTCTCGCGCCCCACGATGACGCTCTCGGGAGGAGAGGCGCAGCGCGTGCGGCTCGCCACCCAGGTGGGCTGCCGGCTGCGCGGCGTCATGTACGTCCTCGACGAGCCGACCATCGGCCTCCACCCGCGCGACAACGAGCGCCTCCTCGCCACGCTGAGAGAGATGTGCGGCCTCGGCAACACCGTCGTGGTCGTCGAGCACGACGAGGACACCATCCGGAGCGCCGACCACGTCATCGACCTGGGGCCCGGGGCGGGCGCCGAGGGGGGCGCCGTGACCGCCGAGGGTACGCCCGGGGAGGTCGCCGAGGGCGATTCGCTGACGGGCCGGTACCTGAGCGGTAGGAGGAAGATTCCCGTTCCCGCCGAGCGGAAGCGCCCCTCGAGGAACGCCTGGCTGACGGTACACAGGGCCTCGGCGAATAATTTAAAAAACATCACGGCGCGCTTTCCCGTCGGCTGCTTCACGGTGGTGACGGGCGTCTCGGGCTCGGGCAAGAGCACGCTCGTGCTGGACGTCCTGCACCGCGCCGCGGCGGCGGCGCTCCACCGCGCGCGCGAGAAGCCCGGCGCGCACCGCCGCATCACGGGGCTTCAGAAATTCCGCCGCGCCCTGGCCGTGGACCAGGCGCCCCTGGGGCGGACGCCGCGCTCAAACCCGGCGACCTACAGCGGCGTCCTCTCGCCCATCCGGGAATTATTCGCGGCCGTCCCCGCGGCCCGCATGCGCGGCTACACGAAGGGGCGTTTCTCGTTCAACGTCAAGGGCGGCCGCTGCGAGAGCTGCCAGGGCATGGGCGCAAGGCGCGTCGCCATGGCCTTCATGCCCGACCAGCTCGTGCCCTGCGAGACGTGCCGGGGCGAGGGTTTCAACAAGGAAACCCTCGACGTCCGCTTCAAGGGTGCGAGCATCGCCGACGTCCTGCGCATGACGGTGCGCGAGGCGCTCCGGTTCTTCGAAAAAATTCCGCGCGTGCGCGCCCTCCTCGCCACGCTGGACGAGGTGGGCCTCGGCTACCTGCGCCTGGGGCAGCCGGCCGTGACGCTCTCGGGAGGCGAGGCGCAGCGCCTGCGCCTCGCGCGCGAGATGAAGAGCCTTCCGACGCGCCTAGCACCCAAGGCCAAGACGCTCTACCTCTTCGACGAGCCCACCGTGGGGCTTCACTTCGAGGACGTGCGGAATCTTCTTGAGATAATTTTCCGCCTGCGCGACCACGGCCACACCGTCGTCATGATCGAGCACCATCCCGACGTGGTGAAGTGCGCCGACCACGTCGTGGACCTCGGCCCCGAGGGCGGCGCCGACGGGGGGCGCGTCGTGGCCAGTGGGACGCCAGAGGAGGTGGCCCGCACGAAGGCCTCGCACACGGGAAAAATCCTCAAGAGGGTGCTTCCGCCGACCTCGCTACGCCGAAGCGCTCCTGCGAGGACAAAGCCTCTGCGCGGCGTCCCGTCGCGAAGGCGAGAGCGGAAACGGAAAGGCCGGTAG